In Limisalsivibrio acetivorans, one genomic interval encodes:
- a CDS encoding flagellar hook assembly protein FlgD, whose protein sequence is MMNVSNGTTVDKNMYELLNGGQAPEEKNNVDNDHGEMDQQDFLNLLVTELQNQDPLEPMKNSELTSQTSQFSQLEQLVNMNESISKLSDTMTGAQGVNNLFSASSFIGKTVDYEGNNIVFDGEVGAMQFELPDQASFKTEISIMDKAGRVVNTFQAGSYDQGKNTFYWDGSDAEGNMVEPGVYKFRVNAVDVDGNELETQTYANGVVDSATLDGGKIVFSVYGEKVGSDKIISVRGS, encoded by the coding sequence ATGATGAACGTATCCAACGGAACAACCGTGGACAAAAATATGTATGAGCTGCTCAATGGCGGGCAGGCTCCTGAGGAAAAAAACAACGTCGATAACGATCACGGCGAAATGGATCAACAGGATTTCCTCAACCTTCTGGTAACTGAACTTCAGAACCAGGATCCCCTTGAGCCGATGAAGAACTCTGAGCTCACCAGTCAGACAAGCCAGTTCTCTCAGCTCGAGCAGCTTGTTAATATGAATGAATCCATCAGCAAGCTCAGCGATACCATGACAGGCGCCCAGGGGGTAAATAACCTTTTCTCAGCATCCAGCTTCATAGGTAAGACCGTTGATTACGAAGGCAACAATATCGTCTTCGACGGTGAGGTCGGAGCAATGCAGTTCGAGCTTCCCGATCAGGCATCGTTTAAAACCGAGATTTCGATAATGGATAAAGCGGGGAGGGTGGTAAACACTTTCCAGGCAGGTTCCTACGATCAGGGCAAAAACACCTTCTACTGGGATGGTTCCGATGCGGAAGGCAATATGGTTGAGCCCGGTGTTTATAAGTTCAGGGTCAATGCAGTTGATGTGGATGGCAACGAGCTTGAAACACAGACATATGCCAACGGCGTTGTGGACAGCGCAACACTGGACGGCGGAAAGATCGTTTTCAGCGTATACGGTGAAAAGGTCGGTTCAGACAAGATTATCTCGGTTAGAGGAAGTTAG
- a CDS encoding flagellar hook-length control protein FliK: MELLSMIGMMQQTSAAPGKDISAVPNDGPGAFEGMMKKYLNRTEAGNGQRDSGSEQSTQAETPEEVIDNLDIPEEQKAELKEALAGIDSEEEAAEFLEHLQEVLKMNGIGVQETMIKLAETLFVKNAEGFSNSAGNQQNKNLALAMQNSNVMEQMSTELTQEELEVLEAKLKELASQQNGEKKEQVFRFVRTEGTIEANMPGSDEKPKLTGFNDGSLFDQTIRGGEKQQIAKPTAIPQEIEVRNPKEILKIAEMIEVAKSQEAKKLSIQLVPKDLGRMNIELVDNSGKITAKVSFESQEAKALMSSHTDQIRQHLEEKGIILEKMEFLFADRDPREEFQQDSSNKKGSSSADAGGDTPEEDEEDDSSRGIYA; the protein is encoded by the coding sequence ATGGAACTATTGTCCATGATTGGAATGATGCAGCAGACATCCGCTGCACCCGGCAAAGACATATCCGCAGTACCGAATGACGGCCCAGGCGCTTTCGAAGGTATGATGAAGAAATACCTTAACCGCACAGAGGCAGGAAACGGACAGCGAGATAGCGGCAGTGAACAATCGACGCAGGCAGAAACGCCCGAAGAGGTGATAGATAATCTGGATATCCCCGAGGAACAGAAGGCGGAGCTTAAAGAGGCTCTGGCGGGTATCGATTCTGAGGAGGAGGCGGCTGAATTTCTGGAACATCTGCAGGAGGTCCTGAAGATGAACGGAATAGGTGTGCAGGAAACTATGATTAAGCTCGCCGAAACGCTCTTCGTAAAGAATGCTGAAGGCTTCAGCAATTCCGCCGGAAACCAGCAGAACAAAAATCTGGCACTCGCTATGCAGAACAGCAATGTGATGGAGCAGATGAGCACAGAGCTCACCCAGGAAGAGCTGGAGGTTCTTGAGGCAAAGCTGAAAGAGCTTGCCTCACAGCAGAATGGCGAGAAGAAGGAGCAGGTTTTCCGCTTTGTCCGCACAGAGGGAACCATTGAGGCAAACATGCCCGGTTCCGATGAAAAACCTAAGCTTACCGGCTTTAATGACGGCTCTCTCTTCGACCAGACTATAAGAGGTGGAGAGAAACAGCAGATCGCAAAGCCCACAGCGATACCACAAGAGATTGAGGTAAGAAACCCAAAGGAGATCCTGAAGATTGCAGAGATGATCGAGGTTGCTAAGAGCCAGGAGGCAAAGAAGCTTTCGATTCAGCTTGTTCCGAAAGATTTGGGCAGGATGAATATCGAGCTTGTGGACAACTCAGGCAAGATAACCGCAAAGGTAAGCTTTGAGAGTCAGGAAGCGAAGGCCCTTATGAGCTCGCATACGGATCAGATACGTCAGCATCTTGAAGAGAAGGGGATAATCCTGGAGAAGATGGAATTCCTCTTCGCAGACAGGGACCCGAGGGAAGAATTTCAGCAGGACAGCTCAAATAAGAAAGGCTCATCATCCGCCGACGCAGGCGGGGACACCCCCGAAGAGGATGAAGAGGACGACAGCAGCAGAGGTATATACGCCTAA
- the lpxB gene encoding lipid-A-disaccharide synthase, whose protein sequence is MSTCKKFFVIAGEQSGDNHASSMFKKLARHCAFELYGTGGRKLAELGQVQYYSIDELSVIGLDGILKKLPFLFKVRDDLLEKLDEVKPDAVLLVDYPGFNLRFAKKIREKGIPVIFFIAPQVWAWNYKRVNTIRECVDLLLCILPFEEELFKKEGINARFIGNPIVDSIELKYTERDSFLEDAGLDPSKKIIGLLPGSRFREVDTLLPVMLKSAENMGEDYQFIVSKASSVPDEKIMEHLRGKNFKVAELTYDIMKHADLLWICSGTATLEAAVLGTPMVVLYKVGIVSQIIGKIVLKIKFLGLPNLIAGRGIVPECLQEDLVPSRIIDSTEKVFGSYETVKSDLERVAEPFIGLNPSEKAAWEIYSFLSEREKLS, encoded by the coding sequence ATGTCGACATGTAAGAAGTTTTTCGTTATCGCCGGCGAACAGTCCGGCGATAACCATGCCTCCAGCATGTTTAAGAAGCTGGCCAGGCATTGTGCATTTGAGCTTTACGGTACAGGCGGCAGAAAGCTTGCCGAGCTTGGGCAGGTTCAGTACTACAGTATAGATGAACTCTCCGTCATCGGTCTTGACGGGATCCTGAAAAAACTCCCCTTCCTTTTCAAAGTGCGTGATGATCTTCTGGAAAAACTCGATGAAGTGAAGCCCGATGCTGTTCTGCTAGTGGATTACCCCGGTTTTAATCTTCGTTTTGCCAAAAAGATTCGTGAAAAGGGTATCCCTGTCATATTCTTTATCGCACCACAGGTATGGGCGTGGAACTACAAGCGGGTGAATACAATCCGTGAGTGCGTAGATCTTCTTCTCTGCATACTCCCCTTTGAGGAGGAGCTTTTCAAAAAAGAGGGTATAAACGCACGGTTTATTGGAAATCCTATCGTAGACAGTATTGAACTCAAATACACCGAAAGGGACTCCTTTCTGGAGGATGCCGGTCTTGATCCTTCTAAAAAGATAATCGGTCTTCTGCCTGGCTCCAGGTTTCGTGAGGTGGACACTCTGCTTCCAGTAATGCTGAAGAGTGCAGAAAATATGGGGGAAGATTACCAGTTTATTGTGTCAAAGGCGTCCTCTGTACCCGATGAGAAGATAATGGAGCACCTTAGGGGTAAGAATTTCAAAGTTGCCGAGCTCACCTACGATATAATGAAGCATGCCGATTTGCTCTGGATCTGTTCAGGTACGGCCACCCTTGAGGCTGCTGTGCTGGGTACGCCCATGGTTGTGTTGTATAAGGTGGGAATCGTAAGCCAGATAATCGGAAAGATAGTATTAAAGATCAAGTTCCTCGGACTGCCTAACCTTATAGCGGGTAGAGGAATTGTGCCCGAATGCCTTCAGGAGGATCTTGTCCCTTCCAGAATTATAGACAGCACCGAAAAGGTTTTCGGATCCTATGAAACGGTTAAAAGTGATCTGGAGAGAGTGGCAGAGCCTTTTATCGGCCTCAATCCTTCGGAAAAAGCGGCTTGGGAAATTTATTCCTTCCTCTCGGAAAGGGAAAAACTCTCCTGA
- a CDS encoding type IV pilus secretin PilQ, whose protein sequence is MRAYRLAIFIAAVMLLVSCAGKQPVADEKPATEIKNFRIVDLGDGEYGATVRASEPVGFRVLYSKSPYKIVVFAPDAKFSEEVLHYNFSDTVVEGIVFTPGKAMSQIEILLTENVDYDYSMDDNNTLGVTFRTALPDLKSDTLGSYGMDVENLAPEKVGLADAVKSFADKSNDGTLHLEIGLDGVARYDYGYLDDNTLFVDLFDVKSSLGKKAYPGNGVVSGIKVGEYYPPKKVRFLVDVFSRVPVFAGQNGSKLTITSDMAAAPEEERYIASIDTLNYKNIQSIVVKFVGRVSYTKKIVNNALHLEFESDVKMLGNVKNRFSFSNMPFSEIELVKIDGKPVLVLEPSADIFARVDTTPEGLLISASYEEFARAAMELAKAPEKKEGDSKQEVNKDNLITLNMKEMDIREAIRLIYYGRDMNLIFGEGVKGEVTLFLKDVDYETALKLILRDRNLTLVEEGNIAWVISSTRYQQRQAEIEARKRAEMEAKNLAPLQTEVVSVNFATAGELVGIIQSVLSNRGKVEVEARTNSFVITDTKEAIQEVKRLMKSVDKRTPQVTIEARIVEVTDINSLGLGIQWGASVNDTTKVHFPNQVDVGGDSSGYMVNIPAAGAVGTIGLSLLNRTGTFGLDLALSALETQNKAKTISSPRVTTLDNMEATIKSGSTALIVPSGDNAEAEEIDVGIKLTVRPQITSNKMVFLDIDVEKSSLGEVTANTATSDEKKAETKVLLANGETTVIGGLYQDEQSTIDTGVPGFKDIPVLGYLFKGKTKRVTRSELLVFITPYVDM, encoded by the coding sequence ATGAGGGCATACAGATTAGCAATTTTTATAGCTGCAGTTATGCTTCTTGTATCCTGCGCAGGCAAGCAGCCTGTTGCGGATGAGAAGCCTGCAACGGAGATAAAGAATTTCAGGATTGTAGATCTGGGAGACGGTGAATACGGAGCAACGGTTCGAGCGAGTGAGCCGGTGGGCTTTCGTGTGCTTTACTCCAAGAGCCCCTATAAGATAGTTGTCTTTGCCCCGGACGCAAAATTCAGCGAAGAGGTTCTTCACTACAACTTCTCCGACACAGTCGTCGAGGGGATTGTGTTTACCCCCGGCAAGGCGATGAGCCAGATTGAGATACTGCTTACAGAGAATGTGGATTACGATTACTCCATGGATGACAACAACACCCTCGGCGTAACCTTCCGCACTGCACTCCCTGATCTGAAATCAGATACCCTTGGAAGCTATGGCATGGATGTTGAGAACCTAGCCCCCGAAAAGGTAGGTCTCGCAGATGCTGTTAAATCATTCGCAGATAAATCCAATGACGGAACTCTCCACCTTGAGATAGGTCTGGACGGTGTGGCTAGGTACGACTACGGCTACCTTGACGATAACACCCTCTTTGTGGACCTCTTCGATGTCAAAAGCAGTCTCGGTAAGAAGGCATACCCCGGAAACGGCGTGGTCTCCGGTATTAAAGTTGGCGAATACTATCCCCCCAAGAAGGTTCGCTTCCTCGTGGATGTGTTCAGCAGGGTACCTGTTTTCGCAGGACAGAACGGCTCCAAGCTGACTATAACCAGCGACATGGCGGCAGCTCCCGAAGAGGAGCGCTATATAGCATCCATAGATACCCTTAACTACAAGAATATACAGAGCATCGTGGTCAAATTTGTTGGCCGGGTGAGCTACACCAAAAAGATAGTAAACAACGCCCTTCACCTTGAGTTTGAAAGTGATGTAAAGATGCTCGGCAACGTTAAGAACAGATTCAGCTTCAGCAATATGCCATTCAGCGAGATAGAGCTTGTTAAGATAGACGGCAAGCCCGTTCTCGTCCTCGAGCCCTCTGCGGATATCTTCGCAAGGGTGGATACAACCCCCGAGGGCCTTCTCATAAGCGCAAGCTACGAGGAGTTTGCAAGGGCAGCTATGGAGCTTGCAAAGGCCCCTGAAAAGAAAGAGGGAGATAGTAAGCAAGAGGTGAACAAGGACAACCTCATAACCCTTAACATGAAGGAAATGGATATCCGTGAGGCGATCCGTCTTATCTATTATGGAAGGGACATGAACCTCATCTTCGGCGAAGGAGTCAAAGGAGAGGTTACCCTTTTTTTGAAGGATGTTGATTACGAGACAGCCCTTAAACTTATCCTGCGGGACAGAAACCTAACCCTAGTTGAAGAAGGGAACATTGCCTGGGTTATCTCCTCAACCAGATACCAGCAGCGTCAGGCGGAGATAGAGGCGAGAAAACGTGCCGAGATGGAGGCGAAAAACCTTGCACCTCTTCAGACAGAGGTCGTTAGTGTTAATTTCGCCACTGCGGGTGAGCTTGTGGGTATTATCCAATCGGTCCTTTCAAACCGAGGCAAGGTTGAGGTTGAGGCCCGTACAAACAGCTTTGTTATAACAGATACCAAAGAGGCGATTCAGGAAGTTAAGCGCCTTATGAAGAGTGTTGATAAAAGAACGCCCCAGGTTACCATCGAGGCTCGCATAGTTGAGGTTACGGACATTAACAGCCTCGGGCTGGGTATACAGTGGGGTGCCTCCGTTAACGATACAACCAAGGTTCACTTCCCTAATCAGGTAGATGTCGGAGGGGATTCCAGCGGATACATGGTGAATATCCCGGCAGCTGGTGCTGTGGGTACTATCGGTCTTTCGCTCCTTAACCGCACGGGAACCTTCGGGCTGGACCTTGCGCTCAGCGCCCTTGAAACCCAGAACAAGGCCAAGACCATATCAAGCCCCCGTGTGACAACCCTTGATAACATGGAAGCCACTATTAAGAGCGGAAGCACAGCGCTTATCGTTCCTTCGGGGGATAACGCCGAGGCCGAGGAGATCGATGTTGGAATCAAGCTCACCGTTAGGCCTCAAATAACATCAAACAAGATGGTATTTCTGGATATCGATGTTGAGAAAAGCTCCCTCGGCGAGGTAACGGCAAACACAGCCACATCCGATGAGAAGAAGGCCGAGACAAAGGTGCTCCTTGCGAATGGAGAGACAACGGTTATCGGCGGACTGTATCAGGATGAGCAGTCGACAATAGATACCGGCGTTCCCGGCTTCAAGGACATCCCTGTACTTGGATACCTTTTCAAGGGTAAAACGAAAAGGGTTACAAGAAGCGAACTTCTTGTTTTCATAACACCTTATGTCGACATGTAA
- a CDS encoding type 4a pilus biogenesis protein PilO: MKKLQNIPFRFRLIIEIILLLAIAGGYYYFKYIPQEERLTSLEEEYDGLIVQINKLRPYELSYDDFKEQLEILQRQFNTVLQVLPNEKSYYLLYDEVVGLAEKDKVKVNMFQPAGEKRVDNFHSSVNFSMNMVTDYQNLVRYLYDLNYLDKIVNVQSFSLINTKTKDGDRGLSVNATLNSYRFDSGGAQ; encoded by the coding sequence ATGAAGAAACTGCAGAATATCCCATTCAGATTCAGACTCATCATTGAGATAATTCTCCTCCTCGCCATTGCGGGCGGATACTACTACTTTAAATATATCCCCCAGGAAGAGAGACTCACCTCCCTTGAGGAGGAGTACGACGGGCTCATCGTCCAGATAAACAAGCTCCGCCCCTACGAATTGAGCTACGATGACTTTAAAGAACAGCTGGAGATACTGCAAAGACAGTTCAATACGGTTCTGCAGGTTCTCCCCAACGAGAAGAGCTACTACCTTCTTTATGACGAAGTTGTCGGACTTGCCGAAAAGGACAAGGTCAAGGTTAATATGTTCCAGCCGGCGGGTGAGAAGAGGGTGGATAACTTCCATTCAAGCGTCAATTTCAGCATGAATATGGTTACGGACTATCAGAACCTCGTACGTTATCTGTATGATCTGAACTATCTGGACAAGATCGTAAACGTTCAGAGCTTCAGCCTTATTAATACCAAGACCAAAGACGGAGACCGAGGTCTGAGTGTTAATGCGACGCTTAATTCATACCGTTTCGACTCAGGGGGTGCACAATGA
- a CDS encoding PilN domain-containing protein — MIKVNLLGRKKKKKLKAIHIELFAFVLAVCAVIAAVVVVDMTMKAKTAFLEEQVNKKQRELKQLQRVKRDVDKFQKQMAELQKKIDIVRSLKEGQKGYYKILTNIEHSLPEDVWLSKLNYSGASVTLNCSSLRVASVNNFVMNLYETGMFTNIDLNKADKDTKDNVEVNNFVIAAGVRLD; from the coding sequence ATGATAAAGGTTAACCTGCTCGGCAGAAAAAAGAAGAAGAAGCTTAAGGCGATACATATTGAGCTGTTCGCCTTTGTGCTTGCCGTTTGTGCTGTTATTGCGGCTGTGGTCGTTGTTGATATGACTATGAAGGCGAAAACAGCCTTCCTTGAGGAGCAGGTTAACAAGAAGCAGAGGGAGCTCAAGCAGCTTCAGCGTGTTAAGCGGGATGTTGATAAGTTCCAGAAGCAGATGGCCGAGCTTCAGAAGAAGATCGACATAGTCCGTTCCCTTAAGGAAGGTCAGAAAGGCTATTATAAGATACTTACTAATATAGAGCATTCACTCCCGGAGGATGTGTGGCTCTCCAAGCTCAATTACTCCGGTGCCAGCGTTACCTTGAACTGCAGCTCGTTGAGGGTTGCCTCTGTTAATAACTTCGTGATGAATCTCTACGAGACAGGCATGTTCACCAATATCGACCTGAACAAGGCGGATAAGGACACCAAGGACAACGTTGAGGTGAACAACTTTGTGATTGCCGCAGGCGTGAGGTTGGATTAA
- the pilM gene encoding type IV pilus assembly protein PilM, which translates to MFSSKQQLIGIDIGSSSVKLVELKPKRKGYTVKSAVEVPLTPDVIVEGTIMDYGEVTEAVTAAFKQGKFSTKDVATALKGNSVIAKRLTVPISDPDELSETFMWEAEQYIQMDIEDVSIDYEVVHINDEEGETDLVLAVARKDLIVDFKSVLEAAKLKPLVVDLEVFALMNCFIANYEVDEEASMIVNIGHSNTLLIFVRDGNYEFSREILKGGRNLTEMISQGLTVPYEEAEQLKHDNEAVQGRPELKEIVESFNNQIALEIKNTIEMYESNSQTKPSRCFLCGGVSSLDGLRERVEEVIEADASFFDPFARMDISGSVDRGMLEENLYSFNVAAGLALRSVKDK; encoded by the coding sequence ATGTTTAGCTCAAAGCAGCAGCTAATTGGAATCGACATCGGAAGCAGTTCTGTGAAGCTTGTGGAGCTGAAGCCGAAGAGGAAGGGCTATACGGTGAAAAGTGCCGTGGAAGTGCCGCTTACCCCCGATGTTATCGTGGAAGGCACTATTATGGATTACGGCGAGGTAACCGAAGCTGTCACCGCTGCTTTTAAGCAGGGTAAGTTTTCCACCAAAGACGTTGCCACCGCCCTGAAGGGGAACAGTGTTATCGCAAAGCGCCTCACAGTGCCCATAAGCGATCCCGATGAGCTCAGCGAAACCTTTATGTGGGAGGCTGAGCAGTATATCCAGATGGATATCGAAGATGTAAGCATCGACTACGAGGTTGTTCATATCAACGATGAAGAGGGGGAGACAGACCTTGTTCTGGCGGTTGCACGAAAGGACCTCATTGTAGATTTCAAATCCGTTCTTGAAGCGGCAAAGCTCAAGCCCCTTGTGGTGGACCTTGAGGTTTTTGCGCTTATGAACTGCTTTATTGCCAACTACGAGGTGGATGAAGAAGCCTCGATGATCGTTAATATTGGACATTCAAATACACTCCTAATCTTTGTAAGAGACGGCAACTACGAGTTCTCCCGTGAGATCCTCAAGGGCGGAAGAAACCTTACCGAGATGATCAGCCAGGGGCTCACAGTTCCCTATGAAGAGGCGGAACAGCTTAAGCATGACAACGAAGCTGTTCAGGGTAGACCCGAGCTTAAGGAGATTGTGGAAAGCTTCAACAACCAGATAGCTCTTGAGATTAAAAATACAATCGAAATGTACGAATCTAACAGCCAGACCAAGCCCTCCCGCTGTTTCCTCTGCGGAGGCGTCAGCTCGCTGGACGGCTTGAGAGAAAGAGTGGAAGAGGTAATTGAAGCGGATGCGAGCTTCTTTGATCCCTTTGCCAGAATGGACATTTCAGGCTCTGTGGACAGGGGTATGCTTGAGGAAAACCTGTATTCCTTTAACGTTGCCGCCGGACTTGCGCTCAGGAGTGTGAAGGACAAATGA
- the hisI gene encoding phosphoribosyl-AMP cyclohydrolase, translating to MEVPQIDWVKQDGLLPVVVQDADTKDVLMLAYANEEALRLTKETGFAHYYSRSRKSLWKKGESSGNLQFVKSVALDCDGDTLLYVVNQKGAACHTGEWSCFYTNLYQGE from the coding sequence ATGGAAGTACCGCAAATAGATTGGGTAAAACAGGACGGACTCCTTCCTGTTGTGGTTCAGGATGCAGACACCAAGGATGTGCTTATGCTCGCCTATGCGAATGAGGAGGCACTCCGGCTTACAAAGGAAACAGGCTTTGCCCATTATTACTCCAGAAGCAGAAAGAGCCTCTGGAAAAAGGGTGAGAGCTCTGGAAACCTTCAGTTTGTTAAGAGTGTTGCCCTTGACTGCGATGGTGATACGCTCCTTTATGTTGTAAATCAGAAAGGTGCTGCCTGTCACACGGGCGAGTGGTCCTGCTTTTATACTAACCTCTATCAGGGAGAATAG
- the hypE gene encoding hydrogenase expression/formation protein HypE, producing the protein MDRVTLSLGSGGSASASFVKEMIQTRFGNEYNKGLPDAAHLDIKGKVAFTTDSYVVRPEFFPGGDIGKLAVCGTVNDLAVSGARPRFLSLGLIIPEGYPFEQLERVLDSIKETSERAGVLIACGDTKVVDRNGADGLLINTAGIGEVIMDTASFERVCEGDAVIFTSDIARHGVSVLIERGELGFSGNIESDCAPLNGMLERIWDYDVKFVRDATRGGGAAVLNEIAEQSGMGILLREDDIPLSEDVANLCDMLGFDPLSVANEGLAVIIVSSDDSTKLLNTLKETPEGEKSALVGTITGDKRVIIETSIGGRRVVDMPAGELLPRIC; encoded by the coding sequence TTGGATAGAGTTACCCTCTCCCTTGGAAGCGGCGGTTCGGCCAGTGCTTCCTTCGTGAAGGAGATGATCCAGACCCGCTTTGGGAATGAATATAACAAGGGTCTACCAGATGCGGCCCACCTTGACATAAAGGGGAAGGTCGCCTTCACCACCGACAGCTATGTTGTACGTCCGGAATTCTTCCCCGGCGGAGATATCGGAAAGCTTGCCGTCTGCGGAACTGTGAACGATCTGGCTGTTAGCGGTGCCAGGCCCCGTTTCCTTTCGCTCGGGCTTATTATCCCCGAGGGCTATCCTTTTGAGCAGCTCGAAAGGGTTCTGGATTCAATAAAGGAGACATCTGAAAGGGCGGGCGTGCTTATAGCCTGCGGTGATACAAAGGTTGTGGACAGAAACGGTGCTGACGGCCTGCTTATAAACACTGCGGGCATAGGCGAGGTCATAATGGACACTGCCTCATTTGAGCGGGTGTGTGAGGGTGATGCTGTTATCTTCACCTCGGATATTGCAAGACATGGGGTATCGGTTCTTATAGAGAGGGGTGAGCTTGGTTTCTCCGGTAACATAGAATCGGATTGCGCTCCGCTTAACGGAATGCTTGAGAGGATCTGGGATTACGATGTCAAGTTCGTTCGTGATGCTACCCGAGGGGGTGGGGCGGCGGTTCTGAACGAGATTGCAGAACAGTCCGGAATGGGCATACTGCTTAGGGAGGATGATATTCCATTGTCAGAGGATGTTGCAAATTTATGTGATATGCTTGGCTTCGACCCTCTGAGTGTTGCGAACGAAGGATTAGCTGTTATAATTGTATCATCTGATGACTCCACGAAACTGCTTAACACTCTGAAAGAAACGCCGGAGGGTGAAAAAAGTGCCCTCGTCGGCACGATAACAGGGGATAAACGTGTTATTATTGAAACGTCAATCGGTGGTCGGCGTGTTGTGGACATGCCTGCTGGCGAGCTGCTTCCTCGTATTTGTTAG
- a CDS encoding sensor histidine kinase: MNNDLSGEETLIQELSYCGPLLKTLLDNTNDGIALLNKNREMVISNAKLREIAGNKDVSEIKGLLPGEIFQCVALEDESHVCGRTEFCTQCGANRAIRNSLTGNEDEQACSILKKNGDALELMVKTAPIKLNGQYYILAVIRDESRESRRRMLERLFFHDINNILSGFQTIVDMLGDDCTAEEASELLQLLGRTSNSFIDEINSQKLLSDAENGELTTHKEEFSSLSTLNNAATFYEKLGVAKDRNIRVSIDGDDFKIVSDRTLVNRVLGNMIKNALEATHKGGTVTLSSSQKNGKGIFSVHNPGFMRKEVQLQIFKRSFSTKGIGRGLGTYSIKLLTERYLKGSASFSTDEQSGTVFSIELPLY; this comes from the coding sequence ATGAACAATGATTTATCCGGCGAAGAAACGCTAATCCAAGAGCTATCGTACTGCGGTCCTCTTCTGAAAACACTTCTGGACAACACAAACGATGGCATTGCCCTCCTCAACAAAAACCGTGAAATGGTTATATCTAATGCAAAACTGAGAGAAATTGCTGGGAATAAAGATGTATCAGAGATCAAAGGCCTTCTGCCGGGTGAGATCTTCCAGTGTGTTGCCCTTGAGGACGAATCCCATGTTTGCGGAAGAACCGAGTTCTGCACACAATGCGGAGCAAACAGAGCCATAAGGAACAGTCTTACTGGAAATGAAGACGAGCAGGCGTGCAGCATCCTTAAGAAAAACGGCGATGCGCTGGAGCTGATGGTCAAAACAGCCCCTATAAAACTGAACGGACAATACTATATTCTTGCCGTTATCCGTGACGAAAGCAGAGAGAGCAGACGAAGGATGCTTGAGAGACTTTTCTTTCATGATATCAACAACATCCTTTCCGGATTCCAGACAATTGTAGACATGCTCGGCGATGACTGCACTGCGGAGGAAGCCTCCGAACTTCTTCAGCTGCTAGGCAGAACATCGAACTCGTTTATCGATGAGATCAACTCCCAAAAACTGCTCTCAGATGCAGAGAATGGCGAGCTGACTACCCATAAAGAGGAATTTTCATCACTATCAACGCTTAATAACGCTGCCACCTTCTATGAGAAACTTGGCGTTGCCAAGGACAGAAACATACGAGTCTCCATCGACGGCGATGATTTCAAGATCGTTTCCGACAGAACCCTCGTTAACCGTGTTCTCGGCAATATGATCAAAAACGCACTAGAGGCTACCCATAAAGGTGGAACCGTAACCCTAAGCTCAAGCCAAAAGAACGGCAAAGGTATTTTCTCTGTCCACAATCCCGGATTCATGCGCAAAGAGGTACAGCTCCAGATCTTCAAACGCTCATTCTCAACAAAAGGAATCGGCAGAGGGCTTGGCACATACAGCATTAAGCTTCTCACAGAAAGGTATCTTAAGGGCTCGGCCTCATTCAGCACAGACGAGCAATCAGGGACCGTATTCTCCATAGAACTCCCCTTATACTGA